A genomic region of Oncorhynchus mykiss isolate Arlee chromosome 2, USDA_OmykA_1.1, whole genome shotgun sequence contains the following coding sequences:
- the LOC110535330 gene encoding protein asteroid homolog 1, translating to MEGPVLERERDKRGTRSLNLCVAHAYSQWQCYLKECLDLNQLLCLLSLSVPGLDQSHGGDYDAFEDQVCKFFKALRDCDIDPFVIVDGGSDYTDKKFETKKNRALSRINRAKSLSMGLQGSGGILPTLIKHVFKQVLISLNVPYAQCICEADQDIASLARSWNCPVLSNDSDFYIFDIQAGFLPTSHFHWQRVSMQRGSSIRYIPCKQYTTTSFCRHFNINRQVLPVFAAMLGNDYVKLHNMGVSLRWEEYTSMEGRFARFDGLLNWLARFHGQKDALDSVLRLISHCNNRQKTGAVLHGLSLGIEEYHLPPSCLERFFNDGVGPGPGRLPEPLRVLPDWTLLPLMEGRLPSCMVDVLLLGRMMQGAQVEDPSLPCGNNTSRSIRQVLYGLLLGGRRADHSRQRPPVDEVEEYYREGKSLTSSMVEAILPSAAEHIQLDTLHQAPRLVQLKVFLETLGVSQSTLSGVPPHLRLPVAVTCYWLRHAHSPPELPVLQALLLGLVYGELCRKRKSQRGFMEGPVLERLRGLIQRGRRSLDLGVAHAYSQWQCCLKESLHLNQLLCFPLDEPQCAWLYKGTLVHQLVTKLRGGLTPDSLLMGDLGSGQLYRAMLGAILNSHDSHEAAVIPFVSGLQRATPPSLTQPLDDLTAHLHILALEYDDDDGAGGGSKAKSEDDLGWTLVSVRTRHKSKDRFNRARNPEFSRKQGRIGWE from the exons ATGGAGGGACCAgtgttggagagggagagggacaagagAGGGACAAGGAGTCTCAACCTGTGTGTGGCCCACGCCTACAGCCAGTGGCAGTGCTACCTGAAAGAATGCCTTGACCTGAACCAACTGCTGTGCCTCCTGAGCCTCAGTGTGCCTG GTTTGGATCAGAGTCATGGAGGGGATTATGATGCTTTTGAGGACCAGGTCTGCAAGTTCTTTAAGGCTCTGAGAGACTGCGACATTGACCCCTTTGTGATTGTAGATGGGGGCTCCGACTACACCGACAAAAAGtttgaaacaaaaaaaaacagagctcTATCAAGGATCAACAGAGCGAAAAGCTTGTCCATGGGGCTTCAGGGGAGCGGTGGTATATTACCAACCCTCATCAAACATGTCTTCAAACAGGTCCTCATCAGCCTGAATGTGCCGTACGCACAGTGCATTTGTGAGGCAGACCAAGATATAGCCTCCCTGGCTCGAAGTTGGAACTGTCCAGTGCTGTCCAATGACAGTGACTTTTATATCTTTGACATCCAGGCAGGATTTCTGCCCACCTCCCATTTTCACTGGCAGAGAGTGTCTATGCAACGCGGGAGCTCTATAAGATACATTCCCTGCAAGCAGTACACCACAACAAGCTTCTGCAGACACTTCAACATCAACAGACAGGTTCTCCCAGTCTTCGCTGCCATGTTAGGAAACGACTACGTCAAGTTGCATAACATGGGTGTTTCCCTCAGGTGGGAAGAATACACGTCAATGGAAGGAAGGTTTGCCCGCTTCGACGGCTTGCTGAATTGGCTGGCCCGCTTCCATGGGCAGAAGGATGCCTTGGACTCCGTGCTCAGGCTCATCAGTCATTGTAACAACAGACAGAAAACAGGTGCTGTCCTCCATGGCCTCTCCCTGGGCATAGAAGAGTACCATCTTCCCCCTAGTTGCCTGGAGCGGTTCTTCAACGATGGAGTGGGACCAGGGCCCGGCCGTCTCCCAGAGCCTCTGAGGGTCCTTCCAGACTGGACCCTGCTGCCATTGATGGAAGGTAGACTTCCCTCCTGCATGGTAGACGTGCTGCTGCTGGGAAGGATGATGCAGGGTGCCCAGGTGGAAGATCCCAGCTTGCCATGTGGGAACAACACCTCTCGGTCCATACGACAGGTACTCTACGGGCTGCTGCTGGGTGGGAGGAGGGCAGACCACAGCCGTCAGAGACCCCCAGTGGATGAAGTGGAGGAGTATTACAGGGAAGGCAAGAGCCTGACCAGCAGCATGGTTGAAGCCATCCTTCCCAGTGCTGCAGAACATATACAGCTAGACACTCTGCATCAG GCTCCAAGGTTAGTGCAGCTTAAGGTGTTTTTGGAGACACTTGGTGTGTCCCAGTCCACTTTGAGCGGTGTCCCGCCTCATCTGCGTCTTCCTGTGGCTGTCACCTGCTACTGGCTGAGGCACGCCCATTCCCCTCCAGAACTCCCTGTCCTGCAGGCCCTGCTACTAGGATTGGTGTATGGAGAGCTctgtagaaagagaaagagccaAAGAG GGTTTATGGAGGGACCAGTGTTGGAGAGGCTGAGAGGGCTGATTCAGAGAGGTAGAAGGAGCCTAGACCTGGGTGTGGCCCACGCCTACAGCCAGTGGCAGTGCTGCCTGAAAGAAAGCCTTCACCTCAACCAACTGCTGTGCTTCCCTCTAGACGAGCCTCAGTGTGCCTG GCTGTACAAGGGCACTCTGGTGCACCAGCTTGTGACCAAACTGAGAGGGGGGTTAACCCCGGATTCTCTCCTGATGGGAGACCTTGGCTCTGgacagctgtatagggccatgCTGGGAGCCATACTCAACTCCCATGATTCTCATGAGGCAGCTGTCATCCCATTTGTGTCTGGGCTGCAGAGGGCCACACCTCCATCCTTGACACAGCCACTGGACGATCTGACGGCCCATCTACACATTCTGGCTCTggaatatgatgatgatgatggtgctgGAGGTGGGAGCAAGGCCAAGTCAGAGGACGATCTGGGTTGGACTTTGGTCTCAGTGCGGACCCGGCACAAGAGCAAGGACAGATTCAACCGAGCTAGGAATCCAGAATTCTCCCGGAAGCAGGGGCGGATCGGCTGGGAATAG